In one Novosphingopyxis iocasae genomic region, the following are encoded:
- the rpe gene encoding ribulose-phosphate 3-epimerase: MAHPAVRIAPSILSADFAKLGEEVRAIDQAGADWIHVDVMDGHFVPNITIGPAVVKALRPHSDKPFDVHLMISPVDQYLEAFAEAGADIISFHPEAGAHPHRTVQSIKALGKKAGIVLNPATPLSSLDYLLNDIDLVLVMSVNPGFGGQSFIESQLDKIAEIRRRINESGRDIRLEVDGGIDAGTAPRAIAAGADVLVAGTATFRGGPDKYAENIAGLRGE; encoded by the coding sequence ATGGCTCATCCTGCCGTCCGCATCGCCCCCTCGATTCTTTCCGCCGATTTCGCGAAACTCGGCGAGGAAGTACGCGCCATCGATCAGGCTGGGGCCGACTGGATCCATGTCGATGTGATGGACGGCCATTTCGTGCCGAATATCACGATCGGCCCCGCCGTGGTAAAGGCACTGAGGCCGCATAGCGACAAGCCGTTCGACGTGCATTTGATGATCTCTCCGGTCGACCAGTATCTGGAAGCCTTTGCCGAGGCCGGCGCGGACATCATCTCCTTCCACCCGGAAGCGGGTGCCCATCCGCATCGCACCGTGCAGTCGATCAAGGCGCTGGGCAAGAAAGCGGGCATCGTTCTCAATCCGGCTACGCCGCTATCGTCGCTCGATTATCTGTTGAACGATATCGATCTGGTGCTGGTGATGAGCGTCAATCCCGGCTTCGGCGGGCAGAGCTTCATCGAAAGCCAGTTGGACAAGATCGCGGAGATCCGCCGCCGCATCAATGAAAGCGGCCGCGACATTCGCCTGGAAGTCGACGGCGGTATCGATGCTGGTACTGCCCCGCGCGCCATTGCGGCGGGCGCGGACGTGCTGGTGGCCGGCACCGCCACCTTCCGCGGCGGCCCCGACAAATATGCCGAGAATATCGCAGGCCTGAGGGGCGAATGA
- a CDS encoding heparinase II/III family protein, translating into MTGQRRESPAEEGRALMVRESGPAASLSEQLAGLFYKLTWRTPLHNMRLTGKLPPRLYAVPDDPLPGDPVRGDALRAGRFLFRGIQLPFDKVEDRLEKLPSDFQNYIHRFAWLRDLAAVASRAQGTETAERLMDAWLDHHGMKVAEPAWRADNCAWRFVNWAAHAPYILSSSDLIYRSRVLNAIARNARHLDRAAQRAPEGRHRLVAWAGLVAAALLIPDGKARKIVGEAGLEKAIASAIFPDGGIVSRSPLALVEAIHMLSLLRDAYGKRKEMIPAFIDQALERAVPALTGLTHADGGLGAWQGSGVFPPDELNALIGASGVRARPARQARDWGYQRVTAGRSVLQLDAAPPPLARESAVGCASTLALEFSHGPDRIIVNCGGAALVGKHVSQGLATGLRSTAAHSTLCLADSNSTSILPGGKLGRGVEEVELDRREGENATRIEASHDGYSRTFGFVHRRLLMLRDDGMELRGEDMLLPAGSKRKKTEATPFVLRFHLGDGIEAQATENGAVLRLPSGGLWQFRLTGGTLAIEDSLWVDADGRPHPTTQLAISGAAEAGGSSLGWLLKHMG; encoded by the coding sequence ATGACCGGCCAGCGCCGCGAGTCTCCTGCAGAGGAAGGCCGCGCGCTCATGGTGCGGGAGTCCGGCCCGGCGGCGTCCCTTTCCGAACAGCTTGCGGGCCTTTTCTACAAGCTCACCTGGCGAACCCCGCTGCACAATATGCGGCTTACCGGCAAGCTGCCGCCGCGCCTCTACGCCGTGCCGGACGATCCGCTACCAGGCGATCCGGTGCGCGGCGATGCGCTGCGTGCAGGCCGCTTCCTTTTCCGCGGCATCCAGCTTCCCTTCGATAAGGTGGAGGATCGGCTCGAGAAACTGCCGTCTGATTTCCAGAACTACATCCACCGTTTCGCCTGGCTTCGCGATCTTGCCGCGGTGGCCAGCCGCGCGCAGGGCACCGAAACGGCCGAGCGGTTGATGGACGCCTGGCTCGATCATCATGGTATGAAGGTGGCCGAACCCGCCTGGCGCGCGGACAATTGCGCCTGGCGCTTCGTCAACTGGGCCGCGCATGCGCCCTATATCCTGTCGAGCAGCGATCTTATCTACCGCAGCCGCGTGCTGAATGCGATCGCCCGCAATGCCCGCCATCTGGACCGCGCCGCCCAGCGCGCGCCGGAGGGGCGCCACCGCCTCGTCGCCTGGGCCGGGCTCGTCGCCGCGGCGCTGCTGATTCCGGACGGCAAGGCGCGCAAGATCGTGGGCGAAGCGGGCCTGGAAAAGGCGATCGCGAGCGCGATCTTTCCGGACGGCGGCATCGTCTCCCGCTCGCCGCTCGCGCTGGTCGAGGCGATCCATATGCTGTCGCTGCTGCGCGATGCCTATGGCAAGCGCAAGGAAATGATCCCTGCCTTCATCGATCAGGCGCTGGAACGCGCGGTGCCGGCTCTTACCGGCCTGACCCATGCCGATGGCGGCCTGGGGGCTTGGCAAGGCTCGGGCGTGTTCCCCCCGGACGAACTGAACGCGCTGATCGGGGCCAGCGGCGTGCGGGCCCGCCCTGCCCGGCAGGCGCGCGATTGGGGCTATCAGCGCGTCACCGCCGGTCGCTCCGTCCTGCAACTGGACGCCGCGCCGCCGCCGTTGGCGCGCGAGAGCGCGGTCGGCTGCGCCTCCACACTGGCGCTGGAATTCAGCCACGGGCCCGATCGCATCATCGTAAATTGCGGCGGCGCGGCGCTGGTCGGCAAGCATGTTTCGCAAGGCCTTGCCACCGGCCTGCGCTCCACTGCGGCGCATTCCACGCTCTGCCTTGCCGATTCGAACAGCACCTCGATCCTGCCGGGCGGCAAGCTGGGCCGCGGCGTCGAGGAGGTGGAACTGGACCGACGCGAGGGCGAAAACGCGACGCGCATCGAGGCGAGCCATGACGGCTACAGCCGTACCTTCGGCTTCGTCCACCGCCGCCTTCTGATGCTGCGCGACGACGGCATGGAACTTCGCGGCGAGGATATGCTGCTGCCCGCCGGATCGAAGCGCAAGAAGACCGAGGCGACGCCCTTCGTGCTGCGCTTTCACCTGGGCGACGGGATCGAAGCGCAGGCGACCGAAAACGGCGCAGTGCTGCGTTTGCCGAGCGGCGGCCTGTGGCAATTCCGGCTGACCGGCGGCACGCTGGCCATCGAAGACAGCCTCTGGGTGGATGCCGACGGGCGGCCCCACCCCACCACACAATTGGCGATCAGCGGAGCGGCGGAGGCGGGCGGCAGTTCGCTCGGCTGGCTGCTCAAACATATGGGATGA
- a CDS encoding NAD(P)/FAD-dependent oxidoreductase: MSLQNEVEGEGPIDVAIIGAGPAGLTAAYLLSKKGYRVSVIEKDETYVGGISRTVEVDGYRFDIGGHRFFSKSQEVVDLWNEILPDDFIQRPRMSRIYYEGKFYSYPLRAFEALWNLGIWRSTLCMASYARWKLLPNKRVRSFEDWVVNQFGHKLYSIFFKTYTEKVWGMPCDEMSADWAAQRIKGLSLGAAVLDGLKRSLGLNKLNDGSGAQAKTLLETFRYPRLGPGMMWDAARDFVQSKGNEVRMGHALKQLAQDANGDWRVTARKADGGEAVIEARHVISSAPMRELAARLHPLPATSLNAAELKYRDFLTVALMIKSEDLFPDNWIYIHDSKVQVGRVQNFRSWSPEMVPDENIACVGLEYFCFENDGLWSSGDADLIELAKKEMAILGLCKPEDVVGGAVVRQEKAYPVYDDSYAENVAAMREELEERFPTLHMVGRNGMHRYNNQDHAMMTAMLTVENIEAGARIYDIWQVNEDAEYHEAGNEGQQARIAEDRKAALASERDVPRRIADDEEERIDRAA; the protein is encoded by the coding sequence ATGTCGCTCCAGAACGAGGTCGAAGGCGAAGGACCGATCGATGTCGCGATCATCGGTGCGGGGCCGGCTGGGCTGACGGCCGCCTATCTCCTGTCCAAAAAGGGCTACCGCGTCTCGGTTATCGAGAAGGACGAGACCTATGTCGGCGGCATCAGCCGGACGGTGGAGGTCGACGGCTATCGCTTCGATATCGGCGGGCACCGCTTTTTCTCCAAATCGCAGGAGGTGGTCGATCTCTGGAACGAGATTCTGCCCGACGATTTCATCCAGCGCCCGCGCATGAGCCGCATCTATTATGAGGGCAAATTCTACAGCTATCCGCTGCGCGCGTTCGAGGCGCTGTGGAACCTCGGCATCTGGCGCTCCACTCTGTGCATGGCAAGCTATGCGCGCTGGAAGCTGCTGCCCAACAAGCGCGTGCGTAGTTTCGAGGACTGGGTGGTCAACCAGTTCGGCCACAAGCTCTATTCGATCTTCTTCAAAACCTATACCGAGAAGGTGTGGGGCATGCCCTGCGACGAAATGTCGGCGGACTGGGCGGCGCAGCGCATCAAAGGCCTCAGCCTGGGCGCCGCGGTGCTCGACGGCCTCAAGCGATCGCTCGGTCTCAACAAGCTGAACGACGGCAGCGGGGCGCAGGCCAAGACGCTGCTGGAAACCTTCCGCTATCCGCGCCTCGGCCCGGGGATGATGTGGGATGCGGCGCGCGATTTCGTGCAGTCCAAGGGCAATGAGGTCCGCATGGGCCATGCGCTGAAGCAGCTCGCGCAGGATGCGAACGGCGATTGGCGCGTCACCGCGAGGAAGGCGGACGGCGGCGAAGCGGTGATCGAGGCACGCCACGTCATCAGCTCCGCGCCGATGCGCGAACTGGCCGCGCGGCTCCACCCGCTGCCCGCCACCAGCCTCAACGCGGCGGAGCTCAAATATCGCGACTTCCTGACCGTCGCGCTGATGATCAAGTCGGAGGATCTGTTTCCGGACAACTGGATCTACATCCATGACAGCAAGGTGCAGGTGGGCCGCGTGCAGAATTTCCGCAGCTGGTCGCCTGAAATGGTGCCGGACGAGAATATCGCCTGCGTGGGCCTGGAATATTTCTGCTTCGAGAATGACGGCTTGTGGTCGTCTGGCGACGCCGATCTGATCGAGCTCGCCAAGAAGGAGATGGCGATCCTTGGCCTCTGCAAACCGGAAGACGTGGTCGGCGGCGCGGTGGTGCGCCAGGAAAAGGCCTATCCGGTCTATGACGACAGCTATGCCGAGAATGTCGCCGCGATGCGGGAGGAGCTGGAAGAGCGCTTCCCCACGCTGCACATGGTCGGCCGCAACGGCATGCACCGCTACAACAATCAGGACCATGCGATGATGACCGCCATGTTGACGGTCGAGAATATCGAGGCGGGCGCTCGCATCTACGACATCTGGCAGGTCAACGAAGACGCGGAATATCACGAAGCCGGAAATGAAGGCCAACAGGCCCGCATCGCCGAGGACCGCAAGGCCGCGCTGGCATCCGAACGCGATGTGCCGCGCCGCATTGCGGACGATGAGGAAGAGCGGATCGACCGGGCCGCCTGA
- the purH gene encoding bifunctional phosphoribosylaminoimidazolecarboxamide formyltransferase/IMP cyclohydrolase has protein sequence MKNVTIKRALLSVSDKTGLAELGRALSQRGVELVSTGGTAKALREQGLEVRDISDLTDFPEMMDGRVKTLHPKVHGALLAVRDDPQHQAALKAHDIGPIDLVVVNLYPFAETLAKGADRDEIIENIDIGGPSMLRSSAKNHAYVTVVTDPADYDSLLAELEEHDGAVSPAFRKAQAAKTFAATAAYDATIAGWFAFSDQGETLPSSLLTGGRKADELRYGENPHQHAALYLPANPSARGVAQAEQLQGKALSYNNLNDADAALELVSEFRDGPPTVVIVKHANPCGVASADSLIDAYRAALECDSVSAFGGIVAVNRPLDGPTAEAITEIFTEVVAAPDADDAAKAVFAKKKNLRLLLTGDLPDPARGGLMMKSITGGILVQSRDNGRIAEADLKTVTKREPSEQELKDCLFAWTVAKHVKSNAIVYAKDGATAGIGAGQMNRRDSARIAAVKAREAAETYGWSAPRTEGSAVASDAFFPFADGLFAAVEAGATAVIQPGGSIRDDEVIAAADEAGLAMVFTGMRHFRH, from the coding sequence ATGAAGAACGTCACGATCAAGCGGGCCCTCCTCTCGGTGTCCGACAAGACCGGGCTTGCCGAACTGGGCCGCGCGCTCAGTCAGCGCGGTGTGGAGCTGGTGTCGACCGGCGGCACGGCGAAGGCGCTGCGCGAACAGGGGCTCGAGGTCCGCGACATCTCCGATCTCACCGATTTTCCGGAGATGATGGATGGGCGGGTGAAGACGCTGCACCCCAAGGTTCACGGCGCGCTGCTGGCCGTGCGCGACGATCCCCAGCATCAGGCCGCGCTGAAGGCGCACGACATCGGGCCGATCGACCTTGTCGTCGTCAATCTCTACCCCTTTGCCGAAACGCTGGCCAAGGGTGCGGACCGGGACGAGATCATCGAGAATATCGACATCGGCGGCCCCAGCATGCTGCGCAGCTCGGCCAAGAACCATGCTTATGTCACGGTGGTCACCGACCCAGCCGATTACGATTCGCTGCTGGCCGAGCTGGAGGAGCACGACGGCGCGGTGAGCCCCGCCTTCCGCAAGGCGCAGGCGGCCAAGACTTTCGCCGCCACCGCCGCTTATGACGCGACCATCGCGGGCTGGTTCGCCTTTTCCGATCAGGGCGAGACACTCCCCTCCAGCTTGCTCACCGGCGGGCGCAAGGCGGATGAGCTGCGCTATGGCGAAAACCCGCATCAGCATGCCGCGCTTTATCTGCCCGCCAATCCTTCCGCACGCGGCGTGGCGCAGGCCGAACAGCTGCAAGGCAAGGCGCTGAGCTACAACAATCTGAACGACGCCGATGCCGCGCTGGAGCTGGTGAGCGAGTTTCGCGACGGCCCGCCGACGGTGGTGATCGTGAAGCACGCCAACCCCTGCGGCGTCGCAAGTGCGGACAGCCTGATCGATGCCTATCGCGCGGCGCTGGAATGCGACAGCGTCTCGGCCTTCGGCGGCATCGTCGCGGTCAACCGTCCGCTAGACGGACCTACGGCGGAAGCGATCACCGAGATCTTTACCGAAGTCGTTGCCGCGCCCGATGCCGATGATGCGGCCAAAGCGGTGTTCGCCAAAAAGAAGAACCTGCGCCTGCTGCTCACCGGCGATTTGCCCGATCCCGCACGCGGCGGCCTGATGATGAAAAGCATCACCGGCGGCATTCTCGTCCAGTCGCGCGACAATGGCCGGATCGCCGAGGCGGACCTGAAGACGGTGACCAAGCGCGAACCCAGCGAACAGGAGCTGAAAGACTGCCTGTTCGCCTGGACGGTGGCCAAGCATGTGAAATCGAACGCCATTGTCTACGCCAAGGACGGCGCGACGGCGGGGATCGGCGCGGGCCAGATGAACCGCCGCGACAGCGCGCGCATCGCCGCCGTGAAGGCGCGCGAGGCGGCGGAAACCTATGGTTGGTCGGCCCCGCGTACCGAGGGATCCGCGGTGGCATCGGACGCGTTCTTCCCCTTCGCCGACGGCCTCTTCGCCGCGGTGGAAGCAGGGGCCACCGCCGTGATCCAGCCGGGCGGCTCGATCCGCGACGACGAAGTGATCGCCGCCGCCGACGAGGCGGGCCTGGCGATGGTCTTCACCGGCATGCGCCACTTCCGGCACTGA
- a CDS encoding GtrA family protein: MALLRLAHAGIRLGTRVVYLRYVVASVIALGTDVALFLLLIGANTPPTAASVIGYSAGILVHWLLSSRAVFTEARANTQGGQHRQPMLFLLSALLGLALTALIVAAGGWLGLDPRLAKLLAIIVSFQAVWLLRRHIVFAR; the protein is encoded by the coding sequence ATGGCCCTTCTGCGCCTTGCCCATGCCGGCATTCGCCTCGGCACCCGCGTGGTCTATCTGCGTTATGTAGTCGCGAGCGTGATTGCGTTGGGCACGGACGTGGCGCTGTTTCTGCTACTGATCGGCGCGAACACTCCGCCGACCGCGGCTTCGGTGATCGGCTACAGCGCGGGCATTCTGGTCCACTGGCTGCTCTCCAGCCGCGCCGTCTTTACTGAAGCGCGGGCGAACACCCAAGGCGGCCAGCACCGCCAGCCTATGCTGTTCCTACTCTCTGCCCTGCTCGGCCTGGCTTTGACGGCGCTGATCGTCGCGGCGGGGGGTTGGCTCGGCCTGGATCCGCGCCTCGCCAAGCTGCTGGCCATCATCGTCAGCTTCCAGGCGGTCTGGCTGCTGCGGCGGCACATCGTCTTCGCCCGGTGA